The following coding sequences lie in one Apium graveolens cultivar Ventura chromosome 3, ASM990537v1, whole genome shotgun sequence genomic window:
- the LOC141711415 gene encoding F-box protein GID2-like produces MKRSLLSGTDSDHLSGKNSDYLSGKNSDYLSGDDRKMKKLKSDLESAEDKIESVLLDENLLYEVLKHADARTLGVAACVNTQWHKTSKDERLWELICTKQWANIGCGKQQLRSVVLALGGFRRLHALYLWPLAKPAVVAPETTSAWPCIPVAKAGTSAAPAKTRWGKDEVHLSLSLLSIRYYEKMNFSSRGK; encoded by the coding sequence ATGAAACGATCTCTCCTCTCCGGCACCGATTCCGATCATCTCTCCGGCAAAAATTCCGATTATCTCTCCGGCAAAAATTCCGATTATCTCTCCGGCGACGATCGGAAAATGAAGAAACTCAAATCAGACTTGGAATCAGCTGAAGATAAGATAGAATCAGTGTTGTTAGATGAGAACTTGCTCTACGAAGTGCTGAAACACGCCGACGCGCGCACGTTAGGCGTGGCGGCGTGTGTGAACACGCAGTGGCACAAAACATCAAAAGACGAGCGTCTCTGGGAGCTAATCTGCACGAAGCAGTGGGCGAATATCGGGTGCGGTAAGCAACAGCTTCGTTCTGTTGTACTCGCGCTCGGTGGATTTCGGAGACTCCACGCGCTTTATCTCTGGCCGCTGGCGAAACCGGCGGTTGTGGCGCCGGAGACGACGTCGGCGTGGCCGTGTATTCCGGTGGCGAAGGCTGGCACATCGGCCGCTCCGGCGAAGACGCGGTGGGGGAAAGATGAGGTTCATTTGTCGTTGTCGTTGTTGTCGATTCGGTACTATGAGAAGATGAATTTTAGTAGTAGAGGCAAATGA
- the LOC141710520 gene encoding cation/H(+) antiporter 15-like, whose protein sequence is MEDQSHALDSVNRTIVCFAETIYRTNGVWEGPNPLSPIVPIFVFQLPLCIFAARVVYLLLKRFNMPSFIGELIGGILIGPTFFGKILPSYYKWYFPAYAFIVIEPMAHFALIYYAFIMGLRMDILTIRRTATRAVGIAISGTIIPFLLGMSFFFMISNGERISGCIFWGFALCVSGYSSLAQITEKQSLMHTEIGKLAIASSHISELISWGLLTIGLAIANTEAGFFVATIASGLYACLCLYAVRPALVWIIRHTAAGQGYSEFYLCSILSGMALSGVITDAIGTHPMIGAFVFGLIVPDEVLQSTLVERTEDFIMEIMMPAFFAVCGLRTNLASLTTNNVSWMVVAVVIILLVITKIISALFASFFTNLAAKEAAAVGILTNTKSILALIILEIAQEHGALSTQEYSMMVVSIIIMTVIVPPLTMVYHPVDNVEPYKRRTIEKSKPDEELRVLACIYDMRNVPSIINLLEASNASQKSPISVFALHLVELIGRATAMVIVHTTRKAGTKHLTQSEAQTEQIISAFDNYELRCNGVMVQTLTARSAFSSMDEDICGVAKSRRAAFIILPFHRQQAHDGEMEDINPSIRNVNENVLSSTPCSVGILIDRRMPDSFEFPRRVAVLFFGGPDDREALAYAWRMSEHENVTLKVVKLVPAKPIAPSDPMDFMGADNSTVTVPIDAEKEKVLDDECINKFNIDTVNDNSVVFQELVLNDEEETIRTIKGMDGNHDLFIVGRGRGAISPLTAGLADWCDCPELGPIGDLFATSEFSSSFSVLVMQQYVKSADGKEESELASESFARPESEQHQWRPSNATSEDVFGSFDSKERKFSHES, encoded by the exons ATGGAGGATCAGAGCCATGCACTAGATTCTGTGAACAGAACAATTGTGTGTTTTGCAGAAACAATTTACAGGACAAATGGTGTATGGGAAGGGCCTAATCCATTGTCTCCAATAGTGCCTATCTTTGTCTTTCAGTTACCTCTTTGTATATTCGCTGCTCGTGTTGTCTATCTCCTGTTAAAGCGTTTCAATATGCCTTCCTTCATTGGCGAACTCATC GGTGGAATACTAATAGGACCGACATTTTTCGGGAAAATATTGCCATCATACTACAAATGGTATTTTCCAGCTTATGCTTTCATAGTGATAGAGCCAATGGCACACTTTGCACTAATTTACTACGCATTCATCATGGGGCTACGGATGGACATCCTAACGATACGTAGAACAGCAACTAGGGCTGTTGGCATTGCTATATCAGGCACCATCATCCCTTTCTTGCTTGGAATGAGCTTCTTTTTCATGATCTCCAATGGTGAAAGGAtctctggttgcatattctggGGATTTGCACTCTGCGTTTCTGGCTACTCATCACTTGCTCAGATAACTGAGAAGCAATCACTCATGCACACAGAGATAGGAAAGTTAGCTATAGCTTCTAGCCATATTAGTGAGCTCATCTCATGGGGCCTTCTTACTATAGGACTAGCTATAGCAAACACTGAAGCTGGATTTTTTGTTGCAACTATAGCATCCGGTCTATATGCTTGCTTATGTCTTTATGCTGTCCGTCCAGCATTGGTATGGATCATACGTCACACAGCTGCAGGACAAGGATACAGTGAATTTTACCTTTGCTCAATTTTGAGTGGAATGGCCTTGAGTGGTGTAATCACAGATGCCATAGGTACACATCCAATGATCGGAGCGTTTGTGTTTGGCCTAATTGTACCTGATGAAGTGCTGCAATCTACTTTGGTAGAGAGGACTGAGGACTTCATTATGGAGATTATGATGCCTGCATTTTTTGCAGTCTGTGGACTAAGAACAAATCTAGCTTCTTTGACAACAAACAACGTATCGTGGATGGTGGTTGCAGTTGTTATAATTTTACTTGTTATAACAAAGATTATTAGCGCTCTTTTTGCTTCTTTTTTCACCAATCTGGCAGCTAAAGAAGCTGCTGCTGTTGGAATCTTGACAAACACCAAGAGTATCTTGGCCTTGATCATTCTCGAAATTGCCCAAGAGCACGGG GCCTTAAGCACCCAAGAATATTCAATGATGGTGGTTTCGATTATAATAATGACTGTAATTGTTCCCCCACTGACAATGGTTTATCATCCGGTTGATAATGTTGAGCCCTACAAGCGGAGAACAATTGAAAAATCAAAACCAGACGAAGAGCTCCGAGTACTTGCATGTATTTATGACATGCGCAATGTTCCCTCCATCATCAATCTCCTCGAGGCCTCGAATGCAAGCCAAAAATCACCCATCAGTGTCTTTGCTCTCCACCTAGTAGAGCTTATTGGCAGGGCAACTGCTATGGTTATTGTGCACACCACCCGCAAAGCAGGAACCAAACACCTTACTCAATCAGAAGCCCAAACAGAACAAATTATCAGCGCTTTTGACAATTATGAGCTTCGTTGTAATGGAGTTATGGTACAAACACTTACTGCAAGATCTGCATTCTCTAGCATGGATGAAGATATCTGCGGTGTGGCAAAAAGTAGACGTGCAGCTTTTATTATCTTGCCATTTCATAGACAACAAGCACATGATGGGGAAATGGAAGACATTAATCCTTCCATACGAAATGTTAATGAAAATGTCTTGTCAAGCACTCCATGTTCTGTTGGTATACTCATAGACCGTCGAATGCCTGATTCTTTTGAGTTTCCACGTCGCGTTGCTGTGTTATTTTTTGGAGGCCCTGATGACAGAGAAGCATTAGCATATGCCTGGAGAATGTCAGAACACGAAAATGTGACCTTAAAAGTTGTTAAGCTTGTACCAGCAAAGCCTATTGCGCCATCAGATCCAATGGATTTCATGGGTGCAGACAATAGCACTGTGACTGTGCCAATAGATGCTGAGAAAGAGAAAGTGTTAGATGATGAATGTATAAACAAGTTCAATATCGACACAGTGAACGATAATTCAGTAGTGTTTCAAGAATTAGTACTCAATGATGAAGAAGAAACCATAAGAACTATCAAAGGAATGGATGGCAATCATGATCTTTTCATAGTAGGAAGAGGACGAGGCGCGATATCACCTCTAACTGCAGGACTGGCTGATTGGTGTGACTGTCCCGAGCTCGGGCCTATTGGAGATCTTTTTGCAACTTCTGagttttcttcttcattttctgtGCTGGTAATGCAACAGTATGTTAAAAGTGCAGATGGTAAAGAAGAATCAGAGCTAGCCTCCGAATCATTTGCAAGACCGGAATCAGAACAGCATCAGTGGAGACCATCAAACGCAACAAGTGAAGATGTATTCGGGTCCTTTGATAGTAAAGAGAGGAAGTTTAGTCATGAAAGTTAA
- the LOC141711416 gene encoding putative receptor protein kinase ZmPK1: MFVLIFFLSLLFSVKISSSSLPHNLKQGLSLSVENNDDILISKNGVFSAGFYKVGENVFCFSIWYTHVNDTVVWMANRDRPVNGKHSKLSLQKSGDLILKDAGASVFWSIENNRNSSDPVQLQLNDTGNLVFHTLNGKAYGDTIWQSFESPTNTLLPNQGFTRERRLVASKSRTNHSSGFYKLIFSDDNILSLVFNGLETDSVYWPDNNGLPWEVGRSNYNESRRAVLDSFGYFLSTDKLNFTVGDYGLRRQPQRRLVLDPDGNIRVYSLNEKKTSWDVQWQAFSQACKIHGICGENSLCSYEFGGRKCSCLPGYKMRDIKDWSNGCEPEMNFTCNGGSRKDEEFIQIPHVEFTGYAMDDYQNYTLDRCKKKCSDICSCIAFNHLYNKDKGLYVCSIKALLLNGYRSSSVDNSMYIKLPKSVTSSSQKQNQDLKLTCSPDDHVLLDRVYKKKHKNRSVQSIFWFTIAFGGFEIFCILVYYYKARGPSHAKSSMQNYHQVATGFSRFTYADLKKASRNFSEEIGIGGGGIVYKALLPDDRVAAIKRLNNTDEQGEAEFLAEVNIIGRLNHMNLIEIWGYCAEAKHRLLVYEYMEHGSLAENLHTSSLDWEKRYQIAVGTAKGLAYLHDECLEWVLHCDVKPENILLDSDYRPKISDFGLSKLLNRGTNVGNSAFSKIRGTRGYMAPEWVYNLSITSKVDVYSYGIVMLELITGRSPTTTRSALGSNDSVGNGGEPRGMMSWVREKTKEGAEIVDPKINGAYNIGELEVLLKVALQCAEDEKDARPSMSQVVDMLRSGHD, translated from the coding sequence ATGTTTGTACTAATTTTTTTTCTGTCACTACTCttttctgtaaaaatttcatcATCTTCACTGCCTCATAATCTGAAGCAAGGCTTGTCTCTTTCTGTGGAGAACAACGACGACATTTTGATTTCAAAAAATGGTGTTTTCTCTGCAGGATTTTACAAAGTTGGAGAGAACGTCTTCTGTTTTTCGATATGGTATACTCATGTAAACGATACCGTAGTTTGGATGGCCAACAGAGACAGGCCTGTAAATGGGAAACACTCAAAACTCTCTCTACAAAAATCTGGTGATCTTATCTTAAAAGATGCAGGGGCTTCTGTTTTTTGGTCTATTGAGAATAATCGAAACTCTTCTGATCCTGTTCAACTTCAACTTAATGACACTGGCAATCTTGTTTTTCATACACTGAATGGTAAAGCCTATGGTGACACAATTTGGCAAAGCTTTGAGTCACCGACAAATACACTTTTACCTAATCAAGGATTTACTAGAGAAAGGAGGTTGGTGGCCTCGAAGAGCAGAACTAATCATTCTTCTGGCTTCTACAAGCTCATTTTTAGTGATGATAATATACTGAGTTTGGTTTTTAATGGCTTGGAGACTGATAGCGTGTACTGGCCTGATAATAATGGACTGCCTTGGGAAGTTGGGAGGAGTAATTACAATGAAAGTAGGCGCGCAGTTCTTGATTCTTTTGGATATTTCTTGTCTACAGATAAACTGAATTTTACAGTTGGGGACTATGGACTGCGACGACAGCCTCAGAGAAGATTAGTGCTTGATCCTGATGGTAACATTCGAGTGTATAGTTTGAATGAGAAGAAAACATCTTGGGATGTTCAGTGGCAAGCCTTTTCTCAGGCGTGCAAGATTCATGGAATTTGCGGAGAAAACAGCTTGTGCAGTTATGAGTTTGGTGGTAGAAAATGTTCTTGTTTGCCTGGGTACAAGATGAGGGATATCAAAGATTGGTCTAATGGATGTGAACCTGAAATGAATTTTACATGCAATGGAGGAAGCCGAAAAGATGAAGAATTTATACAAATTCCTCATGTTGAATTTACTGGTTATGCTATGGATGATTATCAGAATTATACTTTAGATCGGTGCAAGAAAAAATGCTCGGACATCTGCAGCTGCATAGCGTTTAACCATCTGTATAACAAGGACAAAGGTTTATACGTTTGTAGTATCAAAGCTCTATTGTTAAATGGCTACAGATCTTCTTCTGTCGACAATTCAATGTATATAAAGCTACCAAAAAGTGTCACAAGCTCTTCTCAAAAACAAAATCAAGATTTGAAGTTGACTTGTTCGCCAGATGATCATGTGTTGCTGGACAGGGTGTACAAGAAAAAGCACAAAAATCGTTCAGTCCAGTCTATTTTCTGGTTCACCATTGCATTTGGGGGATTCGAGATTTTCTGCATCCTGGTTTACTATTACAAAGCTAGGGGACCTTCCCATGCAAAATCTAGTATGCAAAATTACCACCAAGTTGCAACTGGTTTCAGCAGATTTACCTATGCTGATCTCAAGAAAGCATCGCGAAATTTCAGTGAGGAGATTGGAATAGGAGGTGGTGGCATTGTATACAAAGCTTTGTTACCAGATGATCGTGTTGCAGCAATTAAGCGACTAAACAACACTGATGAACAAGGTGAAGCTGAGTTCCTAGCTGAAGTGAACATCATTGGAAGGCTTAACCATATGAATCTTATCGAAATTTGGGGGTACTGTGCAGAGGCAAAGCATAGGCTTCTAGTGTATGAGTACATGGAACATGGTTCTTTGGCAGAAAACCTCCATACCAGTTCCCTTGATTGGGAAAAAAGATACCAAATTGCGGTAGGCACAGCCAAAGGTCTAGCTTACTTGCACGACGAGTGCCTAGAATGGGTATTGCACTGTGATGTAAAGCCTGAAAACATACTTTTGGACTCAGATTACAGACCAAAAATATCAGATTTTGGGCTCTCAAAACTACTCAACAGAGGAACCAATGTTGGTAATTCAGCATTCTCCAAGATAAGAGGGACTAGAGGATACATGGCTCCTGAATGGGTTTACAATCTTTCCATTACTTCTAAAGTCGACGTTTACAGCTATGGCATTGTTATGCTTGAACTGATTACTGGCAGGAGTCCAACGACGACAAGAAGTGCATTAGGTAGCAATGATAGTGTTGGTAATGGGGGAGAACCTAGAGGAATGATGAGTTGGGTGAGGGAGAAAACGAAAGAAGGTGCAGAAATAGTCGATCCCAAAATCAACGGAGCGTACAATATTGGAGAATTGGAAGTTCTGCTAAAAGTTGCTCTGCAATGTGCAGAAGATGAGAAAGATGCAAGACCTTCCATGAGTCAAGTTGTAGATATGCTACGTTCTGGTCATGATTGA
- the LOC141711261 gene encoding putative carbohydrate esterase At4g34215: MEGVLYKRDSANLRLYKGYRYFFDKKVVSRIDLQYKNTTHYSSSRTERGGVFNDTWDGIVPHESRPSRSVIRLTAGLTWEKAREPLHKDIDITKTCGIGPGMAFANSLLHKYSSLLGLVPCAIGGTNISQWARGSQLYDQLVRRAGAALRDGGTLRAMLWYQGESDTDTLANAESYKDRFETFITNLRQDLVFPMLPVIQVALDSGPGPYVEEVREAQLGSKLPNVWCIDAKGLQLQADGLHLSSPAQVQLGKMLADAFLHGVLSPVHKSATTGLP, encoded by the exons aTGGAGGGAGTATTATATAAGCGCGATAGCGCAAACCTCAGACTGTACAAGGGATACAGGTATTTTTTCGACAAAAAAGTTGTTAGTAGGATTGACTTGCAATATAAAAACACAA CACATTATTCTTCTAGCCGGACAGAGCGTGGAGGCGTATTCAACGACACCTGGGATGGAATCGTGCCTCACGAATCCCGGCCTAGTCGATCTGTCATAAGGCTCACAGCAGGGCTCACTTGGGAAAAGGCTCGAGAGCCTCTTCACAAAGACATTGACATAACCAAGACCTGTGGAATTGGCCCGGGAATGGCATTTGCCAATTCATTACTCCACAAATACTCGAGT CTCCTCGGGCTTG TCCCTTGTGCCATTGGTGGCACAAATATAAGCCAGTGGGCTCGTGGATCCCAACTTTACGACCAACTCGTCCGAAGGGCAGGAGCTGCCCTTCGAGATGGAGGCACCCTCCGGGCAATGTTGTGGTATCAAGGTGAAAGCGATACAGATACATTAGCTAATGCAGAATCGTATAAAGATCGATTTGAAACCTTTATAACCAACTTGCGCCAAGATCTTGTGTTCCCTATGCTACCAGTCATTCAA GTAGCGTTGGATTCGGGACCTGGACCGTATGTAGAAGAAGTGAGAGAAGCGCAGTTAGGTTCCAAGCTTCCCAATGTGTGGTGCATTGATGCCAAGGGGTTGCAGCTGCAGGCGGATGGACTGCATCTCAGCAGTCCGGCTCAGGTTCAGCTAGGGAAAATGTTGGCTGATGCTTTCCTTCATGGTGTTCTTAGTCCAGTTCACAAGAGTGCCACAACAGGGCTTCCGTAG